The Raphanus sativus cultivar WK10039 chromosome 6, ASM80110v3, whole genome shotgun sequence sequence atgtcttttttttttttttgaaaaaatggatAGGTATATGTCAAATTGCTGACAACACTTATTTTAAAGCTATTTTCATGAGAACCAGAAAATACAATATGTACACTatgttcaaaaacattaaaaatattaatatcgaTATGGAAATAAACTAACAATCATTCCAATAATGATTTTCTGTTATTATGGTCAATAATTAGTAGTTGTGGAATTCCTCGAGTAAGGCGAAGATGGTCCTAAAGGAAAGTGACTTTAAAAGTAGTAGAACTCAAAAATCACTAAGAAGTACGCAATTCTACGTTCACATTTCATGGTGTTATTGAACACATTCACTGGTCAATGGTCATAAACTAAATTGAGTAACTAGCCATCAATGGGTTCCTTCTCTCCAGTGTACTTTTTTCTATATAGAGATTGTTGCTCTTCGACCCGTTTGATATTTATGTGCCACACAATTAATTTGGACCTAACATGCTTTTTTctataagaaaaagaaatgtcGAGTTACGAACCCGTGTGAACCGGCAAGTTTTGTCTAACAAAACATGTACAAGTAACAACAGTGCAGCcgaaatatatatacttatttatttatacggTTGAAGACTATGACTGGTTACAAAGAATAAACGAGAAAGAAGAACGAGTCTTTTAAAAGCCTTTTCAAGTTTGGTCTCCAAATTTTGGTTCGAAGTCTGACAAAGCGTGACGCACCCACacgtatatatttatttcctttatgggtcttatataaacaaattataaatttcaatttggtgttaagaaaaaatataagtCATATTTAAGGCTGGAAAAATAAACTGAATccaaaaatccgaaccgaattcGATCTGATAAAATAAATCTGAAtcgatccgaacccgacataaGTACCGAATGaatcttgttttatggtatttcgggttatgaGTATTATCCGAAcataaatggatatccgataaaacccgaaacattcaaaatctcaaaaaaaataaCTTGTACCAAACATGATCTCAATTTCTAATATGTATcaaaaaaacactaatatattattacatgAAAGTTGATGGTTGAAAGGTGACGGCTGAGGCTTGAAccttttatattttgattttgttttcattaaataatgtttttcatttcttaagaatttggtttttgttttatgatttcatttatttggttttctatCAATAACTATGTTTatctttcttttgattttgaataatcacgtttaatgtttatttcttatttttgaatcgATTTTGCTTATGTTTTGGTCATAAAATATGTACAAATCAAATACTTTAAAACCAAAGaaccaattttatttatgttttatttacaaaataggtataaatcagatatttttaaaccaaagaACCGATTGAGACTCGAATCCGAAAGTATATCTGGCTGTAtggttctttgaagatttactaactcCGATCTGAACCCGATAGAATCCAAACTAATCCCAAACCGAACTTTCGTATAACCCGAATGGAACTAATTTATCAAAATCCGAAAATCCAAAATCTGATTAGATAAAACCAAGACCCGATTGGAACCCGGAATGCCCAGACTTAGTCATATGACTGTACGAATATGACATGATAACTCCCCAGTTTCCGAACCATGCAATATGTCTAAGTGACAAGCCCATCAACAAAGAGCTCCGAAGCCCATCCACGACTCAGCCAACTTCAAACCAGCTTCTGCAACAAGGATAAGGTGCTCTCGTTTAAGAGATTCAGTCCTCTGAGAGGACCCTCTCCTATATACACGTACACGTGCGTGCTCATGATGAAGCTTATGGTtctttaaaaagtaaaattaaaattgtgtCTCTGTTGGGCCTCTCTTTAAATTTGTAAGCCCAGTACCGTTTGTATCAGTGCCCATGAGGCAGAGATATCAATGAAATTATGttgacaataaaaataaaaaaaaaaggatttggtAAACCCTAAAAATACCAATCCGAGACTTTGCGCCTCTCTTGTTCCAAGCAAGAGCAAGCTTCTCCGACCAATCGTCAGATTCGTGTCTGAAACTCAGATTTCTCCAAATAAACGGTAAGATCTGTCGTTGTAAATTTTTTCGCATTGAGGTTCGTTTAGGAACAGAGAAGCTCAAAAGTCACTTTTGTCTTTTTGTCTGTTTcagaacaataaaaaaacatgtataaTCGGAAGTTAATGGTGAAGAACAAACAAGGCGTGGATCATGAAGTTGATCCCAACATGAGATTTAGCAAGATTATGGAAGATGTTCAGCAATTTGGTAAACAATTTGGATCCTCtgaatgtttttttctcttacgAGTTTAGCACTCAAACATTGGGTGGGTGTAGGTTCTCTCCTTaactgattatttttaaaatgttttttgaaaaaGCTACAAAACATATGACATGGAAGGATAAGAAAGCTTTGGAGAATCAGAAAGTCACTCAACTTGGTGGAAaggtctgattttttttttcaattctctGTTTCCGTCACGAGTGATGACTTGGTTCTTCtcaaagtttcaatttttttaaatctattttttctgTTGCAGGCTCAAAAGAAACAGAGGCTACCACTCAGTGTAGCGAGAGTTCAGATGAAGaaacagaaagaaagagatgaaaAGATGCTGGAACAGGTTAGAGATGTTTAGATAACCTGGCTCATTAGGAAACTAAGTCTCACTCTTCTCACCTGCTATTGTGGTGGTGTTCTGCAGAATAGGATATTTGGTAGATTTGGAGGACAGTTTGGTGGTGGGATTACGAAGAAACccgcagagaagaagaagcgtaCGCCCGAGGAGAGAGTCTTGAAATCAACTTTCGGGAATTTCAGGGGTGGTGTTCTCGATGTTAAGGATTTACTACGTTCTGGTTCTTCTTCAAGAAGTAATGCCGGAGATTACAGTTACGGTAAGAAGTCCAGAGGCATGGGAGGAGAGctaggaggaggaggtggaggaggaggaggaggagacatgAAGAAGAAGGGAAAGAAGAAAGGGAAGAAAGGTAAGAAAGGAGGTGGTAAGAGGAAAGGCAAGTAGTCATCTCTGTTAGCTCTGTAATCTGTAAACCATTTTTTCATGTATCGGCACCAATGATCTAAATCTAATAGCTGAGTTACACATTAAGAGAAGTATGATGTGTCATTTGTTCTAGTTTCATATGCAATCTCTTTgcaatacatctttttgaatcCTATTTGTATTCATCTTTCCAAATTACAAACCTCATCATGAGGAATGATAATAATCATCCTTAGTTTGTATATTAGGTGTAATCCTATTTGCAAAGTACAAAATTTCAATATAAACGATGACAACATACGGGATGGTTGAATATATTTTGCATGGTCGAATATTAGGAAGCTTAGCTTCTAGGATACccgaaaaaaaatatttataggaTGTTGAACTATTATCCATccttaattatttttgtaattgttttaTTCAATTTGAAATGGTTATTCTTAGTAAAGCTTACTCTTAGTTGTGGAACTTTAGCAAGTGAGTACGTGGAGTGCCTTCGAACATGAGGTGCTTAGTTCTCCAAAATTCGTATACTTACTGGACCATTATTTTGTAGTTGATAAAAAAAGTTCATTAAAGCATTTTAATGAGATAATTTTACAAAAGGATTCtcaataaatgta is a genomic window containing:
- the LOC108809108 gene encoding uncharacterized protein LOC108809108; translated protein: MYNRKLMVKNKQGVDHEVDPNMRFSKIMEDVQQFATKHMTWKDKKALENQKVTQLGGKAQKKQRLPLSVARVQMKKQKERDEKMLEQNRIFGRFGGQFGGGITKKPAEKKKRTPEERVLKSTFGNFRGGVLDVKDLLRSGSSSRSNAGDYSYGKKSRGMGGELGGGGGGGGGGDMKKKGKKKGKKGKKGGGKRKGK